The Limnospira fusiformis SAG 85.79 genomic interval TCTATCATAAATCTGAATAAAAATATGTTTAATTTCGGCACTGGTTTGATTACTATAGTTTTTATTAGCTTTTACTTAGCTGGATTGGCTGTAATTGGATATAAGGTGTTTAATGAAAAGAACCATGAAGATTATATAATAGGCTCTCGGAATGTGGGCTATATATCAACAGCAGGTTCTATAGGAGCTGGTTTTCGAGATGGAGTGGGGCTTATATTTTGGATTGGGACAGGATTTACAATTGGCTATGGTGGATTATGGTTGATTTGTGGAATGATGACATCAATTTTTTTGCTCTCAATAATAGGACCACGCTTTAGAGAAACAGCGAAAAAAGAAAATTATATAAATATTAGTGATATGTTGTCTGCACACCTGGGAAGGATAACAGAGTTAACTGTATCAGTAATTATTCTTGTTTTTTCTTCTGTGTATGTAGCAATACAAATATTTGTTATTAGCAATTTATTACAAGAAATTTTTTCTATTTCTTTCTATTTCAGTGCTTGTACTACCTTTCTGGTAGTAGCAATATATATGGTATCTGGTGGGTATAGTTCTGTTGTAAAAACAGATGTAATTCAACTGGTTTTGGTGTTTATGTTAATTTTTGTGCCTTTTTTTATACGGCCTTCTGTTAGTAACATACTGGATTTAAACAGCTTATTTTCGCTAAATCTATTAGACTCGATAGGGTTGTTTGGAATTGGTTTTCTCTCTATTACATCGGGCGCAGAAGTGTGGCAAAGAATCATTTCTGCAAAAAACAATCATGTCATAAGAGTAAGTTTTCCCATTTCAGCTATAATTTTATTAATTATGACTTTAAGCTTGATTTTTATTGGTTTTGGTGCACAACAAATTTTGGAATCAGAAATAGCTTCTGATCAAGTTTTATTTATGCTTTTTAAAGAACAAGGAATTCCTTCTCTAATACTAGCCTATATTGCTGTTGCCATAATTGCTGCAAGTATGTCAACTTTAGATACATTTGCTTATGTGTTCTGCTCTACATTTATTAAAAATTTATTAACTCAAAAAAACACTTTTTCTCAAGAAAAGTACGTCAAAACATCAAGAGTAGTAGTTGTTATTTTTTTAGCTATAATGACTATATTTTCAGCCTCTATTACTGATATAATTAGACTTTTATTTGATGCGTCTAGTTTTTTGTTTATAATGACTCCAGTTTTTTTGTTGGGCATTGCGGGTTTTATAGAAAAATCCAATTATTTAGATAAATATATTGCTTTAAGTATGTGGATTAGCTCTGCATTATATGTATTTTTATTCATAAATGGTTATTTTACTAATTTACTCATAAACTTAATTCCTGCCATGCTTTGCTTTGTTTTATGTTTATTATTTATTTTGCATTATCGTAAAATAAGACACACTTAAAAATTATGGCTTGACTGGATGATTGGTGTATAGAAGCCATTCCCTTGATTGAGCGAGAGCAGCAGGGTGTCTTCTGGGGGGGAGTACGGAGCCTAATTTTTACTCAATCCCCCTCATCCCTCAGAACGCAGCATCACCATTAAACCCTGAATGGAATGGGGTGTGACTCTAAGTTAGAATATTTGGGTTATTCCCCTCATTTGTGGCAGAGGGTGACAGAGCCTACATCTGCTTCAATCTTAGCAGCCGGGGGTGCGATCGCCCACAATTGCGGAGGCCATATCGCCTCTTTAAATTGCTCCTTAGCCCGGTCAATGGGTTTGAGGCAACAACACTCAACAACCCTCAGCAAGTTGTTAATCTAACAACTTCACGATTCCCTGCGAAACGGGGATGCGATCGCCCCAATCCTCTAACTAGCACAATTATGTCTCAATTTTACCGGACACAACACCGTAATTTCACGTAGATGATGACCGCAAATCCCCATGATTTCGTATCACCGAGGTTGGTTTTTCGAGACATAACTAACACAATTATGTCTTTTTTATCTCGCTCCCCCCAGGGTTCGGGTGGTGGCGGGTCAAAAAAATAGCCCCATGACCTAATGAGGCTAAAATCTACCGATGGGCCGATCGCTCTTTCCCAGATAGGCGATAAGCCTGACGGCATAGCGACCCTTACCGCTCTGTTTAATCTCAATCATCAGCCTCAAACAGACGGACGACGAATTCGGGTTTGTATGTCATCTGCCACCACCAGACAACCTTGTAAAGTCGCCAGTGGATCTTCCCGCACAACCCGCTGCAAAACATCAAGCACGGCCTGACGACTTCCACAGCGAGAACGCAACAGTAAAATTCCCGGATGAGTTCCGGGTGGAAAACGTCGGACATCAGAAAAATCTAAGTCGAGAGTAATAAAAAAGCGTCCCTCAGTACAAACTTGCTGCCATACAACTTCATCGTCTTCACCAGACAATCCTTCATCAGTAACTCGATCGCAATCGTAACCTTCATTTCGGAGAAACTCTGCATGGGTAATACTAAGATTTTCGTCTAATTTGACTAAGAGCATTATGATCACGTTGGCGACAGTTCTTCTTCTCTTGCTAGTGCCGCCGCATAAGCGATCGCCGAGCGCACATTTTCTAAAGTCAACGGTGGATATTCCTCAACAATTTCTGCTAATGTCAATCCCTCAGCCAGGTTATCCAGGATGACCGAAACCATAATCCTGGTTCCTTTAATACAAGGTTTGCCATGACAAATATTGGGGTTTTTCTCAATTTGTTCTTGCCAATTAAGCATGGTTTGCCCTCTACCAAATTGTTAAGCATAACTTGTCCTAGTTTAGCATAAAACCAACCGGCTACGAGAGCGATATCTGAGCCTGGTCGAAGCGATCGCTTTTCTGACTCCCTGAGCTCTGCTCCAAGAGGAGTTCGCGCAGCACCCCGGAGGCAATCGCTCTTTGATTCCCAGATAGGCGACTAATATCAGCCTGCGAACTCTAATCCCTGATAAACATCCTCAGAATCTGCATTCAAATAAGGACGCTGCCAATCAATCCCCAACCCAGAAAACTGCTCAGAAATAGCAGCAATCCGACCCGCCGCAGAATTGTCCTCCTGTTGCCAAGCCATCAATAACCCATTAGCTATAATCTGACAGCGATTCATCCCAAAACTCTCCTCACTGCCAAACTTTTTGTCCGGTTCTTCCGCCAACCCCAAACCCGGTGCTAACTCCAGAGTAAACAAAGGTATTTCTGGCTTAAAAACAGACTTATTTTCTTGATAAACATGAGCCACAACCTGCCTGACCAACTCATAATCTGTTTTGCCAAAATAAAGCACCCCAGCATCATACCGTTGATAATCAGCCGGATTATACAAAGCCTTAAAACTAAAAGGAATGCCCCTCTCATTTAACCTTTCAGTCAACCCAGCCATCACAGCCACCGCACCTTCAGGAGTAACATTAAAATAGATCCGCACCATAGCTTCCTCTCTCTGTAAACCGGCATTACCCACCGCCATATAAAAGCCATTTTGCACCAAATTCTTAGGCATCAAAATTGACACAACATCCCCCACTGCTGCCGCTTTTTCAGACTCTTGAAGATGCTTTTCCCGTTGGATATGCAGCCGCAAACCGCCCTTAGTTACAGCCAAACTGCCATCGGTTTCTTCTCTCAAAATCGACCAACCCGCATCAAAATATCCCTCACCCTTGTTCGCTGCTTCCAACTGTAAATAAAAGTCCATAGCTACGCCCGCAAAACTATTATTCTCCAAATCTAATGGCTGACCCTTATTCTCAGAACCTAATGCTTGGGATGCTTGCATCGACCCATTATAATAAATGCCATAAAGAAAACTCCGCAACTGTAAGCTCATGTACTTATCCTGCATTTCCTGGGGTAAAGCCTGAATCCGAGGCAATATCTCAGCAGGCATTTCCCAGGGTTGATAGTTCGGATGATGAATCGAAAAATCGGCGGAAATTTGGACATTTTCAACAATATCTGACAAAACTTCCTTTAACCGACCTCCAACTTCAGAGGCTAATTGATGAGATTGAGAATTAAGTAATGACATGATTTTTCAAGATACTCAACGATATTAAACTTTGCCAACAACAGAAGAATTCATCTGATTTAACTGAGTAGCAGTAGCCCCAAAAATCGTGGGCATTGATGATTCAGGACGAGATAACAAAGCCTTGGCTACCTGAAGCATAGCAATTCCCGTATTATTAAAGGTTTTTTGATACTGAATCATTGCCAAAATCCCAATAATTAAAGAAAAACCTGCCAACTGTACGACCTGCTTTAAGAAATCAGGACGATATTCTAAGATTTCTGGGAAAGTTTCTAAATAAGCTAAAGTTAACCCACCGATAGATGGCTGAAGTAATTCTAGGGGAGTAGTGGCTAGTCGCAAAGATTCTTCAATACTAAGAGAATTACTAATCACTAAGCTACCCAACCAAATTTGTAGATAACTGGCGATCGCCATTCCCAAATCAAATGCTGGATCTCCCCAATCAGACCTTTCCCAATCAATCAAGCGGATCGCATTTCCATTAATATCTTCCCAGTTTCGATTCAGAAGAATATTATTCAGCTTGATGTCATTGTGAGTCAGACAAACAGGAGAAATAGTTTCAGTGACTCGATGAACTGCTTGTCCTAAGCTATCATATCGTTGATAAAGTGCAAAAAATTTCAATCCATCCATCGGAGCCATACCAAAAATTTCAGGACCGATCCTTTCCAAACTCTCTAATAATAGCGGAGATACTTTGGGTTTTCCTGCCACCTCTTCTTGGACAAAAAATTCCCGATAAATACTCTGATTCCAGGTATCACGATGAATCGTCGCCAAACAACTGCCAATTTGAGCAGCAACCTGAACCGGAAAGAGATTGTTTTTAGAATAAAACTCTGCTAAATCCTGATAATTATCCAGATAAGTAGAAACTAAAATTGAGTTATCAGCATCGTGGAGCAGTAATTCTGGCAGAAAACTACGCCAATGGTCAAATTCAGGAAAGCTCTGTAGAAATTTGGGGATTCGCCATTCCCCAAAAAACTCGCCCACAGTTTCTTTTTCCGAATTGATAAATTGTTCTTGTTTAACCAGTAACTTTCGACCCTCTGGTAAAGTCACCAATAAATTAAAATTTTTAGCCTCAACCTGCTCTACTCCTGGATTTTCTAGGGAGCGATCGCAGATTTTTTGGTCGATTAAATAGTCATAAACATTTTGAGAACTTAACACAAATTTCATAATTACAATTATTCTCAAATATGGCTGCTCTGTTTTGATTGATTTTCATCATAATTGATGATAGCCTTATTGCCAACCTCTTCATCTGTATTAAAAAGACATAATTAATACAATTATGTCTAAACTTCAACTAATCTCGCCAGTCAAACAAGCTGTTAGATTGTTTTATTGCTAATTGCGATCGCTCCCTAGACAAAGAAACCGGGTTTCTGTGAGAGTTTTTGCCTCCTCACCAAGATGTCAACTAGAAACCGGGTTTCTCCACGGGAGACAAAGAAACCGGGTTTCTGTGATAGGTTTGTGCATCCTAATTGCCGATCGCACTGCTGTAATCACAGTGTCCCCAGCCCGGGAATCCAACAATTCCTCATGCACCGCACAGGGAATTAAAATCCTACCATAAAGCTGAGGCATTAGGCTAAATTGCTCGACCTTCGCTAAAAATGGGATAAGGGGTGAAGTGTTGCTGACAACAATCATAATCACTCCGTTTCCTCTAGGTTTTGAGGTCTTGCTGAAACTCATCAATCTCATAATGGACGCAAATACCTCGCTCAGAAATCAGTTTTTGAAACTGCATCCGATGCCACCCCAATAACTCACTGGCTTTACCCAAACTAATTTTATCTTGCTGAAACAACATCAGCACAATTTCCCCAAATAACTCATTTTCAGAAAAGCCACTAGCCTTTACTAAATCATCGGAAATCACTAAACTCATCGGGAACTCTCCTAGGCTGAAATCTCCTGCTTAAATCCTAGCAGCGACGAAAGCGATCGCCCACAATTGCGGATACCATATCGCCTCTTGAAATTGCTCCTTAGCCCGGTCAATGGGTTTGAGGCAACAACTCTCAACAACCCTCAGCAATTTGTTAATCTAACAACTTCACGATTCCCTGCGAAACGGGGATGCGATCGCGCCTATCCTCCAATGGTTGTAACATAGATATAGAAACCGGGTTTCTCCAGGGGATGCACTCTCTTGAGCGAGGTGTCACTAGAAACCCGGTTTCTCCACATATAGGCGATCGCCTTCGCATAAAATAGAGTGACTTGACTTTTATCTATATGAATGAGACTGTTTACATCGAAACAAGTATTTTAGGGTATCTCACCGCTAGATAGACCAAAAACTTGATTATCGCTGCCCACATGGAGATTACAAGGGACTGGTGGGAACTGCGCCGGAACGCTTTCACTCTCTATACATCAGAAGCCGTTTTAGAGGAAGTGGCACAAGGAGATCCAGCGATCGCCGCCCAACGACTAGAGATTTTAGGTAATTTTCCTTTGCTGACTTTGAATCAAGCGGTAGAAGCTTTGGCAGCACAATTTTTAGACCGAAGCAATTTGCCCCCTAAAGCCAAGATAGACGCGATCCACATAGCTGCTGCCACTGTTCACGGTATGGATTATTTGTTAACATGGAACTGCAAGCATATCGCCAATGCCCAAATTCAAGGAAAATTGGCCGAAATTAGTCTAGATTGTGGCTATGTGCTGCCTGTTCTCTGTACGCCCAACGAACTCATGGGAGATTAGTCTATGTGGAAAGATGAAATTGTCGAAGAAATCCATCAAATTCGCGATCGCTATGCCAAGTCTTTCAACTACGATTTGAATGCCATATTTGAAGACCTCCGCAAAAAGGAAGCAGAAAGCGGCAGAGAAGTTGTCAATTTGTCGCGCCCACCGGGTTTAAAAACCCGTTGGAGTGGACGAGATTTTGAGGGTGAAGTCAAGAAAACCAAGCCCAGTTAGGATGAGCCATCGTTAGGTGCGATCGCCCCTAATTGCAAATACCATATCCCCTACACTCAGAAACCTTCTGTCTTTCTGCATCCTCACAGAGATTTTGCCATC includes:
- a CDS encoding phosphotransferase, whose protein sequence is MKFVLSSQNVYDYLIDQKICDRSLENPGVEQVEAKNFNLLVTLPEGRKLLVKQEQFINSEKETVGEFFGEWRIPKFLQSFPEFDHWRSFLPELLLHDADNSILVSTYLDNYQDLAEFYSKNNLFPVQVAAQIGSCLATIHRDTWNQSIYREFFVQEEVAGKPKVSPLLLESLERIGPEIFGMAPMDGLKFFALYQRYDSLGQAVHRVTETISPVCLTHNDIKLNNILLNRNWEDINGNAIRLIDWERSDWGDPAFDLGMAIASYLQIWLGSLVISNSLSIEESLRLATTPLELLQPSIGGLTLAYLETFPEILEYRPDFLKQVVQLAGFSLIIGILAMIQYQKTFNNTGIAMLQVAKALLSRPESSMPTIFGATATQLNQMNSSVVGKV
- a CDS encoding T3SS effector HopA1 family protein codes for the protein MSLLNSQSHQLASEVGGRLKEVLSDIVENVQISADFSIHHPNYQPWEMPAEILPRIQALPQEMQDKYMSLQLRSFLYGIYYNGSMQASQALGSENKGQPLDLENNSFAGVAMDFYLQLEAANKGEGYFDAGWSILREETDGSLAVTKGGLRLHIQREKHLQESEKAAAVGDVVSILMPKNLVQNGFYMAVGNAGLQREEAMVRIYFNVTPEGAVAVMAGLTERLNERGIPFSFKALYNPADYQRYDAGVLYFGKTDYELVRQVVAHVYQENKSVFKPEIPLFTLELAPGLGLAEEPDKKFGSEESFGMNRCQIIANGLLMAWQQEDNSAAGRIAAISEQFSGLGIDWQRPYLNADSEDVYQGLEFAG
- a CDS encoding UPF0175 family protein; protein product: MSLVISDDLVKASGFSENELFGEIVLMLFQQDKISLGKASELLGWHRMQFQKLISERGICVHYEIDEFQQDLKT
- a CDS encoding DUF433 domain-containing protein, with the protein product MLNWQEQIEKNPNICHGKPCIKGTRIMVSVILDNLAEGLTLAEIVEEYPPLTLENVRSAIAYAAALAREEELSPT
- a CDS encoding DUF5615 family PIN-like protein — encoded protein: MLLVKLDENLSITHAEFLRNEGYDCDRVTDEGLSGEDDEVVWQQVCTEGRFFITLDLDFSDVRRFPPGTHPGILLLRSRCGSRQAVLDVLQRVVREDPLATLQGCLVVADDIQTRIRRPSV
- a CDS encoding sodium:solute symporter family protein, whose protein sequence is MGKIFTHNAGSVSILLRRTLQFKYPTAYKFIVSASVSIINLNKNMFNFGTGLITIVFISFYLAGLAVIGYKVFNEKNHEDYIIGSRNVGYISTAGSIGAGFRDGVGLIFWIGTGFTIGYGGLWLICGMMTSIFLLSIIGPRFRETAKKENYINISDMLSAHLGRITELTVSVIILVFSSVYVAIQIFVISNLLQEIFSISFYFSACTTFLVVAIYMVSGGYSSVVKTDVIQLVLVFMLIFVPFFIRPSVSNILDLNSLFSLNLLDSIGLFGIGFLSITSGAEVWQRIISAKNNHVIRVSFPISAIILLIMTLSLIFIGFGAQQILESEIASDQVLFMLFKEQGIPSLILAYIAVAIIAASMSTLDTFAYVFCSTFIKNLLTQKNTFSQEKYVKTSRVVVVIFLAIMTIFSASITDIIRLLFDASSFLFIMTPVFLLGIAGFIEKSNYLDKYIALSMWISSALYVFLFINGYFTNLLINLIPAMLCFVLCLLFILHYRKIRHT
- a CDS encoding type II toxin-antitoxin system VapC family toxin produces the protein MEITRDWWELRRNAFTLYTSEAVLEEVAQGDPAIAAQRLEILGNFPLLTLNQAVEALAAQFLDRSNLPPKAKIDAIHIAAATVHGMDYLLTWNCKHIANAQIQGKLAEISLDCGYVLPVLCTPNELMGD